AGCAGAAACACTGGATGCTGGTCACGCTCGCCGCCATGATCGGGCAGATTGGTACGCCCGGCGGCGGTTTTGGTCTCTCTTACCATTTTGCCAACGGCGGTAACCCGACGCGGCGCGCAGCCGTGCTGGCATCGATGCAGGGCACGGTGCAGGGCGGCGTTGACGCGGTGGATAAAATCCCGGTCGCCCGCATTGTGGAAGCGCTGGAAAACCCCGGCGCACCGTATCAGCACAATGGCATGGACAGGCACTTCCCACAGATCCGTTTTGTCTGGTGGGCCGGCGGTGCGAACTTTACCCATCATCAGGATACCAATCGCCTGATCCGCGCCTGGCAGAAGCCGGAGCTGGTGGTGATTTCGGAGTGTTTCTGGACAGCAGCGGCGAAGCATGCGGACATCGTTCTGCCTGCCACCACCTCGTTCGAGCGCAACGATCTGACGATGACCGGCGATTACAGCAATCAACATCTGGTGCCGATGAAGCGCGTGGTTGCTCCGCAGTATGAAGCGCGCGATGACTGGGAGGTGTTTGCCGAGCTGAGCGAGCGCTGGGAAACGGGCGGCCGCGAGCGTTTTACCGAAGGCAAAAGCGAGCTTCAGTGGCTGGAAACCTTTTACAATATTGCCGCTGAGCGCGGTGCCAGCCAGCAGGTGACGCTACCGCCGTTTGCCGAATTCTGGGAAGCAAACCAGCTCATTGAGATGCCGGAAAGCGATCAGAATGCCCGGTTTGTGCGCTTTGCCGATTTCCGTCGCGATCCTGCACAGTTCCCGCTGAAGACGCCGAGCGGCAAAATCGAAATCTTCTCGGAGCGCATTCGTAGCTTTGGTTACGCTGATTGTCCGCCGCATCCGATGTGGCTGGAGCCGGACGAATGGCACGGTAATGCCGAACCGGATCAGTTGCAGGTGCTGTCGGCTCATCCGGCGCATCGTCTGCACAGTCAGCTTAACTTTACCCGTTTGCGTGAACAGTATGCTGTTGCTGGCCACGAACCCATTACCCTGCATCCTGCCGATGCGCAGGCGCGCGGAATTGTCGCGGGCGATGTTGTGCGCGTATGGAATGCGCGTGGGCAGGTTCTGGCGGGGGCGGTGGTGACCGAGGGTATCAAGCCTGGCGTGATCTGTATTCACGAAGGCGACTGGCCGGACCTGGAGCCTGCGGCGGGCGGCATCTGTAAAAACGGCGCCGTGAACGTGCTGACCAAAGATCTGCCCAGCTCGCGCCTGGGCAATGGTTGTGCAGGAAACACGGCGCTGGCATGGGTAGAGAAGTATACCGGCCCGGCGCTTACGCTGACGGCCTTTGATCCGCCTGCCAGTTCATGATCCACGTCGGGTGGCGGGTCTCTTCCTGCCAGGCGCTCTCTTCAATACGAAAGCCCTGCGCATGGTAGAACTTCACCGCCCGTTCGTTTTTCTGATACACCTCCAGGCTTAGCCAACGAAAGCGCTGTTTGACGTGATTCATCAGCGCTTTGCCAATTCCCTGGCCAATGGCGGCAGGGCGCACGAACAGCGCCCCGATAAATTGTTCATCCATCACGCTGATAAACCCTTCCAGCTCGCCATGCGCTTCCCAGACCCAGGTTTTCGCCGACGGGAGATAGGCATTACGCACCAGCGCTTCGCTCTCCTGCCAGTAGCGTGTGTCGATAAACGGGTGAGCAAAACAGGTGCTTTCCATCCACAGCGTCAGCAGAGGCGATAAATCCCGGCTATGCCACGCGCGGATCATGCATGCCTCCGGGGTGGCAAAAGCAGCCGGTAATATGGTCATTGACCAGACCGCAGGCCTGCATAAACGAGTAGCAAATGGTGGTGCCGACGAATTTAAAGCCGCGCTTTTTCAGCGCCTTTGATAAAGCATCTGACGCTGCTGTCGAAGTTGGAATTTCGCCGAGCGTCGCCGCTTGGGTGATTTGCGGCGTGTTATCGACAAACCCCCAGACAAATTCTGAAAATGACTCGCCGTTTTGCGCCATTGCCAGGTATGCGCGGGCGTTGCCAATAATGGCTTCTATCTTGCCGCGATGGCGAATGATGCCGGCATTTTGCAGCAGAATCTCCACATCTTCTGCGCTCATCGCCGCTACGCGTTCAGGATCGAATTGATGAAAAGCCGCGCGATAATTCTCCCGTTTTTTCAATACGGTAATCCATGACAGCCCGGCTTGTTGCCCTTCCAGGCAGATCATTTCAAACAGCTTTTTACCATCCCTTTGCGCGACGCCCCACTCGGTATCATGGTACGTGAGATACAGAGGATCCTGAGTAACCCAACCACAACGCTGCATATTCTTACTCCATTTATGCCTGGTAAAATAAACGTCCGCCTGCCTTGACGCGCACAACAGAAAGACAATATTTAGTAAAGGGCTTTAGCCCATAAACAATCATAACGAATACGCCGGATTCGGCTCTTCTCTGGAGTCGCAACTTGATGAAAATAAAAAACAGTGGCCTTCCGCTGGCGCTGCTGCCTGCGTGTCTGCTTTTTGCTCAGACGGCGGCGGCGTGGCAGCAAGAATATATAGTTACCGACCCGCAAAGTACCGCGACCGAACGCTATACCTGGGATAGCGAACGACAACCACGTTATAACGATATTCTGGAAGAGCGTATCCGCTCTGCGCAAAATTCGCCGGGTATTGCGCTGAATTTGCCGGATGACACACCGCTAGATCCGATCACTACCATGAGTATTGGCTGGAATATTCCGCTGGTCAGCAGCGTTACCACCGGCCCGGTTGCGGCCTGGCATTACGATGGCTCAGCCACGTCAATGTATAACGAATTTGGCGACAGCGCGACCACCGCGCAGTACAGCGATCCTTTATGGCACGCCAGTGTTAGCTCGCTTGGATGGCGCGTAGACAGCCGTTTTGGCGACCTTCGCCCGTGGGCGCAAATCAGCTTCAATCAGCAGTTCGGCGATAATGTCTGGAAAAACCAGTCCGGGCTTAATCGCTTAACGGCGGCGAATCAGTACGGTAACTGGATGGATGTGACTTTAGGCGCCGATATGCTGCTGAATCCACACCTTGCCGCTTATGCGTCGTTATCGCAGTCGGAAAATGTAACGCTGGGGCAACATTATTTATACAGTATGGGCGTTAGTGCACGTTTTTGAAGCACGCTTAAAACAAACTTTTTACACTTAAGAAACAATAGCTGGCACGTTTCTTATTGATAGTATGTACTAACTTACCTTGATTTATTGATGGCATGAAATTTCACTGTGTCATTCATTCCCGCTTAGATGCATTTCATTCCTCCTCTGCTGCATTTCATGCCTTTTTTCACCAGGCATGAAATGCGCTTCGTTATGGTTGTCGGCAGTGAAACTTCTCATTTATTTCTGCAGGACAACTGCCATGAAAACTTCAACTGCTAATCACACTCGCTGGCTGACGCTGATCGGGACCATTATTACGCAATTCGCGTTAGGGTCTGTTTATACCTGGAGCCTGTTCAACAGCTCGCTGGCGGAAAAACTGAACGAGCCCGTCAGTCAGATTGCGTTCTCTTTCGGTTTGTTGAGCCTTGGCCTTGCGCTTTCCTCCTCTATTGCCGGGAAATTGCAGGAGCGCTTTGGCGTGAAACGCGTCACCATAGCTTCCGGTATTCTGCTGGGTCTGGGGTTCTTCCTGACCGCGCACTCCAACAACCTGTTGATGCTGTGGATGAGCGCAGGCGTGCTGGTGGGTTTGGCAGATGGCGCGGGTTATCTGTTAACGCTCTCGAACTGCGTGAAATGGTTCCCGGAACGTAAGGGCCTGATTTCTGCCTTCTCTATTGGTTCTTACGGCCTCGGCAGCCTCGGTTTTAAATTCATCGACAGCCACTTGCTGGCAAGTGTTGGCCTGGAAAAAACCTTTATGATCTGGGGCCTGATTACGCTGGTGATGATTGTCTTCGGCGCAACCCTGATGACCGATGCGCCGCTGCAGAAAGCTGCGACCGTGAATGGTGTTGTTGCAAACGACTTCACCCTGGCGCAGTCCATGCGTAAACCGCAATACTGGATGCTGGCTGTTATGTTCCTCACCGCCTGCATGAGCGGCCTGTATGTGATTGGTGTTGCGAAAGATATCGCCCAGGGCATGGTTCATCTGGATGTCGCAACAGCGGCGAATGCGGTTACCATTATCGCCATTGCTAACCTCAGCGGTCGCCTGGTGCTCGGCATTCTCTCTGATAAAATTGCCCGTATCCGTGTGATTACTATCGGTCAGGTGATTTCGCTGGTCGGTATGGCGGCTCTGCTGTTCGCACCGCTGAATGCGACTACATTCTTTGCAGCCATTGCCTGTGTTGCCTTTAACTTCGGCGGTACGATCACCGTCTTCCCGTCGCTGGTCAGCGAGTTCTTCGGCCTCAACAACCTGGCGAAAAACTACGGTGTGATTTACCTGGGCTTCGGTATCGGCAGTATCTGTGGTTCGCTGATTGCGTCGGTGTTTGGCGGCTTCTATGTCACCTTCTGCGTTATCTTCGCACTGCTGATTCTTTCGCTGGCGCTCTCCACCACCATTCGTCAGCCGCAGCGTAGCGTGTATAAAGAAGCGCACGCCTGATCGCGAACCGACAACATGAAAAGCCGCCGTTTTGGCGGTTTTTCTGTCTCTGCCGCCAACCTTCTCCAGAGCGTCTATCCTTATTGGTCAGGTTCTTCCCTACTGAAGGAGTCTATAGATGTCTTTAGAAAAAGTAGTTTATCGCGCTAAAGCAAAAGCAACCGGTGGCCGTGATGGTCGTGCCACCTCCTCTGACGGCGTTCTGGATGTAAAACTTGGCGTACCCAAAGAGATGGGCGGTGCTGGCGGTGAAGTCACTAACCCGGAGCAGCTTTTTGCCGCAGGTTATTCAGCCTGTTTCCTTGGAGCGCTGAAACATGTTGCCTCGGTAGAGAAAAAGAAAGTACCGCAGGATGCTTACATTGAAGGACAAGTTGGCATTGGGCCACTACCGACCGGGTTTGGTATTGAAGCGCAGCTGGATATTCACTTGCCGGGTATGGATCATCAGGAAGCCGAAGCGCTGGTACAAAAAGCCCATATTGTGTGTCCTTACTCCAACGCAACGCGTGGCAACATTGACGTAAAACTTAACGTGATTACCTCCTGATAACGCTCTTTCGTGCTAAATTTCTGACGCCAGCCATATATTTTGTAAATATATGGCTGGTTAAGCTTTCCGCATGACACTTTTCCGCCCCGCTATGGTCTACTTACCACGCTTCAGAAGTTTCCGCTGTTAACTTCCGCTGCCAATTAATAGCCTGCCTGAGTCAGGATTTTTCCCCTTAGTTGTAGAGTTGCTTGCATGAGTTATATCAAAACAATGACGCAGCAGAAGCTGAGCTTCCTGCTAGCGCTATATATCGGTCTGTTTATGAATAGCGCGGTTTTTTTCCGTCGGTTTGATGGATATGCGCAATCCTTCACTGCGTTGAAAGGTATCTCCGCAGTTGTTGAACTCGTTGGTACGGTACTGGTCACTTTCTTTTTATTACGCCTGTTGTCGCTGACGGGGCGCCGTGTCTGGCGCGTGCTGGCTTCGCTGGTGGTTGTGTGCTCTGCGGCTGCCAGCTATTACATGACGTTTCTCAACGTGGTGATTGGCTATGGCATCATTGCTTCGGTCATGACCACGGATATCGATCTCTCCAAAGAAGTGGTGGGCTGGCAGCTTATTGTCTGGATGGTGGCAGTGAGCGCGCTGCCGTTGCTGCTGATTTGGGGCAACCGCTGCCGCTTTACGCTGCTGAACGAGCTGCGTACGCCGGGGATGCGCATTCGCAGTCTGGGCCTGGTGCTGTTGGCGGGGTTGCTGGTCTGGGGGCCAATCCGTCTGCTGGACATGGAGCAGAAACAGGCCGAGCGGACGTCAAAGGTTGATATGCCGA
Above is a genomic segment from Kosakonia radicincitans DSM 16656 containing:
- a CDS encoding molybdopterin guanine dinucleotide-containing S/N-oxide reductase encodes the protein MANPAIKTVLTAAHWGPMLVDTDGENVLASRGALPTRHPNSLQTVVQEQVHSPTRVRYPMVRKGFLASPSNPQGVRGQDEFVRVSWEDALALIHAQHKRIRDSYGPSSIFAGSYGWRSNGVLHKAATLLQRYMSLAGGYTGHLGDYSTGAAQAIMPHVVGSNEVYQQQTSWPLILEHSEVVVLWSANPLNTLKIAWNATDEQGIPYFDALRKSGKRVICIDPMRSETVDFFGESMEWIAPHMGTDVALMLGIAHTLVENGWQDDDFLARCTEGYPTFAAYLTGEQDGVAKTAEWAAAICGIDAAKIRELAQLFHENTTMLMSGWGMQRQQYGEQKHWMLVTLAAMIGQIGTPGGGFGLSYHFANGGNPTRRAAVLASMQGTVQGGVDAVDKIPVARIVEALENPGAPYQHNGMDRHFPQIRFVWWAGGANFTHHQDTNRLIRAWQKPELVVISECFWTAAAKHADIVLPATTSFERNDLTMTGDYSNQHLVPMKRVVAPQYEARDDWEVFAELSERWETGGRERFTEGKSELQWLETFYNIAAERGASQQVTLPPFAEFWEANQLIEMPESDQNARFVRFADFRRDPAQFPLKTPSGKIEIFSERIRSFGYADCPPHPMWLEPDEWHGNAEPDQLQVLSAHPAHRLHSQLNFTRLREQYAVAGHEPITLHPADAQARGIVAGDVVRVWNARGQVLAGAVVTEGIKPGVICIHEGDWPDLEPAAGGICKNGAVNVLTKDLPSSRLGNGCAGNTALAWVEKYTGPALTLTAFDPPASS
- a CDS encoding N-acetyltransferase, which encodes MIRAWHSRDLSPLLTLWMESTCFAHPFIDTRYWQESEALVRNAYLPSAKTWVWEAHGELEGFISVMDEQFIGALFVRPAAIGQGIGKALMNHVKQRFRWLSLEVYQKNERAVKFYHAQGFRIEESAWQEETRHPTWIMNWQADQRPSA
- the tag gene encoding DNA-3-methyladenine glycosylase I, with protein sequence MQRCGWVTQDPLYLTYHDTEWGVAQRDGKKLFEMICLEGQQAGLSWITVLKKRENYRAAFHQFDPERVAAMSAEDVEILLQNAGIIRHRGKIEAIIGNARAYLAMAQNGESFSEFVWGFVDNTPQITQAATLGEIPTSTAASDALSKALKKRGFKFVGTTICYSFMQACGLVNDHITGCFCHPGGMHDPRVA
- a CDS encoding autotransporter domain-containing protein → MKIKNSGLPLALLPACLLFAQTAAAWQQEYIVTDPQSTATERYTWDSERQPRYNDILEERIRSAQNSPGIALNLPDDTPLDPITTMSIGWNIPLVSSVTTGPVAAWHYDGSATSMYNEFGDSATTAQYSDPLWHASVSSLGWRVDSRFGDLRPWAQISFNQQFGDNVWKNQSGLNRLTAANQYGNWMDVTLGADMLLNPHLAAYASLSQSENVTLGQHYLYSMGVSARF
- a CDS encoding L-lactate MFS transporter produces the protein MKTSTANHTRWLTLIGTIITQFALGSVYTWSLFNSSLAEKLNEPVSQIAFSFGLLSLGLALSSSIAGKLQERFGVKRVTIASGILLGLGFFLTAHSNNLLMLWMSAGVLVGLADGAGYLLTLSNCVKWFPERKGLISAFSIGSYGLGSLGFKFIDSHLLASVGLEKTFMIWGLITLVMIVFGATLMTDAPLQKAATVNGVVANDFTLAQSMRKPQYWMLAVMFLTACMSGLYVIGVAKDIAQGMVHLDVATAANAVTIIAIANLSGRLVLGILSDKIARIRVITIGQVISLVGMAALLFAPLNATTFFAAIACVAFNFGGTITVFPSLVSEFFGLNNLAKNYGVIYLGFGIGSICGSLIASVFGGFYVTFCVIFALLILSLALSTTIRQPQRSVYKEAHA
- a CDS encoding organic hydroperoxide resistance protein; protein product: MSLEKVVYRAKAKATGGRDGRATSSDGVLDVKLGVPKEMGGAGGEVTNPEQLFAAGYSACFLGALKHVASVEKKKVPQDAYIEGQVGIGPLPTGFGIEAQLDIHLPGMDHQEAEALVQKAHIVCPYSNATRGNIDVKLNVITS